The following DNA comes from Nicotiana sylvestris chromosome 10, ASM39365v2, whole genome shotgun sequence.
TCACTGGTACTACCTTTAGTATTTTAAGAAAATATGAGGAATTTACTCCAAGTGTGCTCCACATTTCTTGTGTTTGAAGGATATAATGGAGACCATGATCTTGTTTACAATTCAAGCTTTTCTACAAGGACAGCTTGTCATATAGTCAAAGCTGAAAAGAATAATTTATTGTTTTAGTGGCATTGGTCTAATATTTACATGTTTCTATTAATCTCAGACCTACCATATAAACGAACATTTTATTTGTTTGAAAATCAGCTGGAGATGTTTTTGGACGGCTTAATCAAGAATTTTTAATTAAGGGAAAGCAATTTTTCATTTAAGGGTCCTGCTTATAGTCAATTTTTCTGGCAATTTCTGATTATTAGCAAGCCAAGAGAAAATATCTCACCCCTATAACAATTATATTTGGAAGAAGGATATCCAATTGTAACTCAATCTAATCTCTCTTGAGTTTTTATAGTTACTCAATAATTTTACTTTCAGGAGAAATGGGTTGGATCCAGGCTTTGGCAACGAAGGACCTAAGTTTTTGTAGCTCAAATCACTTGTGTGTATTCAACACACATATATGTGCCATCTAGGTATAGaatttaaaaaggaaagaaaagacttTTGGAACATATCAAAACTACTCTTAGAACTTTTAGGATCATGACATTTCTATAACTATACGAGCATGTTATTTAGGTTTATAAAAAGTTTAAATTCAAGGAGTTTCCAACTATAAAAAAAGTTAACATTCTTTTTGCAAGAAACTAAAAGGAAAAGAGTGCCATATAAGATGGACGGATTGAATAATAAATCATCTCCACATTAAACCCGTTGACTCGCGGCCAACACCATCATACTTATTCATCATGCTTCCATGTTAATATCTCCCTTAAGGTAGGCATATAGGAAGGAATGGAGAGATCCGGAATGAAGAAATCAACTATGAAAGAAGACAATCGCCTCCTTCTGGTTGATCCTTTTTTCGACTACCTCATGGCCCTCGAGGGCCGCGGCAACTAGAAAATTGTGGGATGCACGAGCGAGGTGCATAGCATTGTGTAGAGATTAGAGAATAGAAAGCTCTTGGTTTCAACTAACATTGAGCAAAAGAACTCTCAGAAGCAAAAACACACAAATTAGATTGCCTTCAAGGCAATAACTTAGCATTTACAACTGCTTTTGCAAAGCAGGTAGAAGTGATGAATACATATGGTACACCATAAATACCAAACACAATGAAACGCTATGTTAGTGACATGACTTCATGCATAACTAAGAAGCATTGACAGTAAAGACGATACAGATGCAGCCTCTTtacagcagcaacaacaccaGGTCATAAACTAAGCCATCCGCTTCATAATCGACAAGCCAAACCTGTTCAATCACATTTGAAATGTCCCTCATTTTTCTGAAAACTTGCTCCAAGAAGCCTCTTATGTCTGATTGGTGCCCTGCTGCTTCATAACTTCATCTTCCCCTCCTAGTAGCCCTACTAAACATGTCTTTGATATTTAGGGAGTTGGTCTCCACTTTGGCCTTTTTAGTCTGTCTTTTGCTCTTACTAGTCTTTTCCCGGTCTTCACTCTTTCCCTGATGATTTGGAAACATAAAAAAAACAGTGATGCACATCGCAAATGAAAAACTCAAAAGTAAACAAATTAAGCAGCATCTCATATACATAGACAATTTTCATGGCTACCCTTTGagttttccttccttttttttccaCTCTAATGTAAACATGCAAAGCTTCTAATAGAGTATATACATCATTGCCGGAGCAAAATGCGGGCATCAACAAATACAAATATCTTCTACCGACTAACTTTTCGTGACAAATTTTTCCTTCATCTGCCCCACGGGaagggaaggaaaagaaaaaagataacaGTATTTCACTTTCCACTTCCCTAAACCAAAACTTAGCTCTTCATGCAAATGTAGGCTTCGCCTAATAAATTGCATCAAATATTACAGTAGGCTAACCCTGGGAGAGAAACACATGCCAATTCGTAAACGTAATATATGATTCAATTCGATCTTCTCATGATACATTAAGACAAGCATCTTTTTGAATACAGGATGATATTATTCTTGCACAGTTTATCATCCTTGTTCTTGCACAGTTTATCATCCTTGTTCCCGGTGCCGTCTAAGAGAATACTTACTAATCACCAAGTCATGGATCAGATCCAGTTTAATAGTGGCAGGTCTCCTTACCTGTTCGTGATTGAAGGACTCAAAACCATTTTCCATTGGTGATGAATGTAATTCAGAATTTGATGCTTTTGTGTCATCTTGCAAATCTATGCTGCAAAAGTACTCGTAAAAGTATTATGGTTAGTAAATTAGAGGAAAACCTGTAAAGAAAAAACTCTGGGATTTTTACTGCATAACAAGACCATCAACTTAAAATGTATGATGTTAACATCAAAAGGAAGACTCTAACTAGGAATAGGTCCTCTGAACAAGACCAATCGGCCCCTTCTCTAATCCAGAAAGTCCCTTTGTGCCTTGTAATTCACGCAATAGCATATTGCAGGCTACCAAAAAGCAGGTGTTGACACATACTGAATTTCACAATGATTTTTGGCGTCAGAAGCACACCCATCCGGATATCATCTTTAAATATTTGTAATGCTTCAGCTTCAAATTTTTGTCACAAAGAAAACTATGGTATTATGAAAAGAAACTGGAAGTTGTGTTACTCTTTAAAGAACAATTAGAAGCAACCTTGAAAGGCTGAAGGACGAGTGCCACCTTATTAATATCTAATGGCCTATCCTGTgagcaataagacaaaaggccaTACTTCTTTTAAAAGCTTCAAGTATAAAAGATCTAGTTCTCTCAGAACTAATGTGAATTTAGCTAAGAATAGAACATGATGGAAGCAAAGAATCCTGCGAGCGATACCAACTAGTTGCCATTAAAGCTTTTATTATTACACTTATATTATGTATGTTTGTGAATTAGGGACTTGTTTCTCCTCTTAGAAGTGCGCAATTTAAAGAACCTCTAGTTTTAGAAAACTCGTAAGTCACTTTAAAAGACAAACTATTCAGAATTGGAATAAGATGGTCCAATACAGCTGAATAGGTACGAATGAATTATACAGTCGACCCCACGTCTTCGACTAGTTTAGTGTTGAGGTTTAGTTAATTGATTGATTTTGTTAGTATTACTGGATTGGTACCCCTAAATCACCACATTCGACCTACACAAAATTCAGGTTCTTTACCCATGTCACGTCAACTCTTGGGCTCCAAATACTTTCTCGAGGATTGTCGTCATGCAAGTGCAGTGCTCTACAAGGCATATTCGAGGCCTGCGCTTGAGGCAACGCAATTCTAAGTCACGCTTTACCTAAGAGGTTTGGGCAAAAATACATCAAGTGTATACTTTTTTGCTAAAGTTTTTCCCTTTTGTGTTTCTAGAATCTAGAGAAAGGCACTTTTTCTTAACCTTTCTTTTTATATTTAAGAACATTTTTGGCAAAGTGGTGGGTTTTTCAAAAGATTGTCCCTCATTGGAAAACCTATAGAAGTTGACCACATGTTTAAGTAACATGTTTAAGTAACAGATCTTGGACAAACGGCATTCATGCACAAGTACATGGTTAAGTGGCAAAGGAATCTGGACAAGTGTTTTGTAAAACATGCAACCACTTAAAGTATGACACGTAGCATGGTTAGATCCACCTCCCATCCCTATGAATAGCCTAATTATTGCTCTGCTCCATCATTATGACTCCATCGTCATACATTCTCTCTAGCCTAATTTTCTCTTGCGATCATTTTTCACCAACACTCTCTCAACTGCTCCTCTTCATTTATTTTCCTAACTTGCTGGTTTGTTATTTAATTTTATTGTTCATACTCTCGGGGAAGGCTTATttaattctggaaaaaaaaaatttagcaGTGTGAAAGTTTCCCCATATTAAAGAAGCCCTCCTCTAATTTTCACACTATTTCAACAGTATAAAAGTTTCCCCGAAATAAACAAGCCTTCCTATATGAGGAAGCACGAACCGAGAAATTAAAGAACAAACCAGCAAgtaagaaaagaaggaaaagctAAGATGAAACGATGGCATCACTCTATCTTTGTTAAAGATTGATAATGTTGGGTTCCATGGTTAGGCTATTTATAGAAATGGAAGTGGCTCATAATCATGTCATGTGTAATAGGTTAAGCGGTTGCATGTTAACCTCCCCTGCATGTTAGCCACTTGTATAAATTCGTTTGTCACCTAGCAATGCACTTATGCATGAACACCACCTAGCTATACTTCCTAGCCACTTGCCCAAGTTCTTTTGAATTTCACTACTTTTTGCCCTTAATTGACTGTATCCTGAGAGGTAAGTTGGCCAACACAAACCTATTTAATTTGTCTTCCTTAATTACCCAAAAGAAAAGAGAGACGAGATTATGAAGTTAGCAAGGTATTTATCTGACTCCTTCCTCCTCTGTCTTTCGAATGCAGCGACCGTGCAACATTGATCACTGACAATTGATAACCCCTCTGTTTTCCAGTAGACTTCGTGAcaatctttgtttttctttttcctttagaATTAATTTTTCCTGTACTTTCaaacatatttatatttttaatatgctaAGAGTTCTTTTATGTTTCATTTGTATTTTGATATAGAAAGGAATCAAGGATATCTTATTATCGATAGTTGGATATTTTTTTTGGAAGCTAAATGTGAATTAAACAATACATAGTAACGCAGACAGAGTGTAAACtaatgaaaaaaaattataaattaaaggaaagaaaatagGTCCGGAAAGTCGTTTGCCTCGAGAGGCATATGCCTCGCGTTGCACTTTTGTATTTTAAAATATTGTGTAAAAGCATAACTCTGGTTAACTATACCTAGACAGTAATTTTAAAGATAAATAAGAAAAAACTCAGCCATTTATCAGTTAAAGGAAATACCTTAATTTGCCACAGAGGAGCTTCAACCAAGGCTCGTCCTTCAAGTACTCTCCAATTATTGATACTGCATCCGATACTGTTCACTTCAAAAACATTAATTAGCATAATCATCTTTTAGCTTTCACCGAATTGGTTAAAAAAACTTATTTCCTGGTTGTTTAAAAACCAAGGATAGATTAAAGAAAAGGGGGTAATGGCCCATTCAACTGATAAGAtattacttgaggagttcctcaaacaaagaacaacaagAAAAATGTCTTTGATTTATAACAAGGTCCAGAGCTGGCTATGAAAGAACACGAAAAATGCCTTTGATTTATCACAAGGACCAGAGCTGGCTATGAGAATTATAACCTGTAAGTGTAAGAATCTTAACAAACTCATTATTCAGAAAGAAACATACATATTTCCTTCTTATCTCGAGCAGCGTAGTTCTTATCCAATGTCAACAAAGTCTTCTTTAATTGGATTACCTACAAATATCTTAACAGTCAGAATACAGACATGGAAACATGAAAAAGTAATGATGTTGATAGGCATATGAGAGAGTACTCGATTTCTAAAGATGGATAGACCATTGTAGACAAAGAAGACTTCACTAGATATAAACAAGACACTACCAACAAATGTACACTTAATCTCCAATAGCCAATGGTGATATCTTAAAATGGCAGTACCACTGGAAACTCTTAATGTATACCCACTTCTATTAGAGAACCAAATTTACTTGAAGCACATATCAAGATCAAATCATATTTCTAGAAAGcttccttttctctctcttttgtaCTTAAATGAAAAAGCGAATTAACAGGAGGAGATTTTCACATTTAATCAAAGACATACTAGCCATTCCTTTTTCATCGGATTACAAGTGATTGACTCAACAATTGAGAAGCAAACAGATACTAGTAGATGTAGTAGAATGTGTATTGCATTCATATCCATGAAAATGGCAGTCCCTTTCTCTTCTCCACTTTCTATATTGTTAAAATCATTCAACCATCCAAATCCAAGCTTTTCCTCTTGGATCCACAAAAATTTTCTAATAAATATATCTAATATCTTAACCAAAACATAAAAAATCATCtttattacaacaaaatagaagTGATTATTAGTTCCTCATATGTAGGACTCTGGATACGTGTTGTCCTTTagcctttaaaaataaatatgacTTATGTTATACCCAAGCTGTATCGTTTACATCTGAAAAAGTCCAAATAAAAGCTAGATGATAACACACCCACTGCAGTTCTAGCTGTTTCTTTTAGATATGAAAAATCATTGCTCAAACCTAATGAATGAGCAGGGAGCAGTCGAGTTATATCATACCAATCAATCAAGTCAACTTTCCACTGCATGGAATCAGAGTGACTGCCAGATCATATGGAAGAAAATTTCTTATATAACTATATGGACTATGTCATAGCTTTCATGACTTGTACGACCATCTTCACAACTCATTGTAGACCCAACTAGGGAAATCCATCTACAAGCTAAACTATTACAGGCCATTAATAGGAACAAACTATGAGGTAGCTTTTCATACTACTTTCAGATAGGAAAGATCAGATACTGGAGACTCAATCACAAGAAAGGGACAATTAAACTTCTAATCTCCAGCAAGTTATGATTTCGACACTGAATGCTAGAACAAGATCATCACAGCACATTATTGCAAAGTAAATAACCACCCTATATGTGGGTCAGTAAGGAATGAAATCTGACCTTGAAGCATAACCATTTTAGCACCTTCTCATCATTAAGCCTGTAAAACTTCGTGTTTCCGATATCTgtggacacaaaaaaaaaaggagatggATAAGAAGATTAAGCATTAACTAACTTGAACTTTTCATGTCAAACAACTTGAATTAGCCTTTCACACCAACCCAAAAAATAAATCATTATAGCTTCAAATGCTTTCTGATTTACACCATGATATATCTACCATTTCCATGTCTTTTTCTACTAAAATTTATTCGCCAAACAACTTTAAGGCAGATCTTAACAGAAGGATTTGATGTGAGGTACATGGATAACATCTCTATCTATAGAATACTCCATAAATATGAGATGTCATGCCATCTAGCATTATAAACCAAAATAAAAACTGATTATTCTGAGACAGTATATTATCACCTTTGACATCACAAACCACTTGCATGCAGTTCTCAGCAACAGAAGAAAGATGCTGATATCCAGGATAGCCTACGACATAAGTTATTTCATCCAATTGCCTAAACTTTCCTAGATCATCCTTTTTCTGTTTGTCAGAATAAATAAAAGCGCAGTTAGAGAACCAGCTAGCCAGTAGCCAAGTGGAAGACAGTTGTCTCTGGTTAATGTTGCATGCAGCAAAAGAACTTCGACCAGCCAAAAGAGAAAGAACATAATCCGAATCTTATGTAGTCATTCGAGGAAGAGAGCAATAGAGTCTTGAAAGTGCtttaaaagcagtttttaataAATAATACATAAAACAACAATATGTGTAAGCTACACATGTACAAGCATTACACTTCTCTACTATATGAATTTTAGCTAGCAGTTTCTCTATATAAGAAACTTATTGCAGAGAGATACATCATTCAGAAATTAGAGATTAATACCTTCATTCTTGCTTCTTCGAAAATAGGTAACAGAACAAAAACTGGATCCACTGGAGTTGCAGTATATAATCGGCTATCTGTTTTGAGAAATAAATGAGAATACAGAAAAGctaaacaaaaaaagaaagaaactaaCACTTCCTCTAGAAATCAAGATCAATGGCATTGAAAGTTTTAAAGAGCAGAAGACAAACCAACAGGCTTCTCTACCAAGAgcacaaaagataaagtataagCATACCAGTTATCCTAAGCATGAAATTAAATCAACGTCTAGTAAGCAAAAAGAAAGATTCCGCAATATGCATTAAACATGATATCAGAACATGGTTCATTCAGAATTTACAAATAGGGCCACTATAAACTTTTTTTTCCCGACAACTACTAAACTCGAGTTTGGTTCATATGTGCAACTCTTCTACTATTCTCTCCGTTCCATTTTAATTGACGTGGGTTCCATTTTAATTGACGTGGGTCGACGTCCGCGAAGCATATGAGTAAAATGTTTAATGAATTATTACAAGTATTGGCTTCTGGAGAGAAGAATGTAAATATAACTTTCTCCAAGAAATTTAAAATAATAGTTTGAAATGTAAGAACAAAGAAGTTGGTTGAACCGAATGAAGAGTGTTTTCCATATTAAGGAAGGAGTCATTGTTTTTCCAGATAAAATACAAATGAAATTTAGATCACTGACAAGTAGTTGTTTTGAAATCTGAAATAATCAAAGGGAAGTGCACACAAGGATCAGAACCCTCAATCTTGCTCGTTTGAGACATTGCAGGTGGAATCGGAGCAATGCATAGGAGAACCATGTCTATACAACAAAGCCCAAGTTGGACGTGTAGTAGGGTAATTCATTGGACTATGTCAAAAGTAAATGAGATAGACCAAACACCTAACCTGTATCCAGGTTGgaataaaaattttaattttttgtttttgatAGGCAAAATATTTAGATTATTTTAGAGAGGTAGTTTTAATCCTCCTTGCAGGTTGGTTCAAATTTCCACAATGCTTCATGAGAGGTAGTCTTAATCCTCCTACTGCATCCTCATCAAATCTTTCGCATGGAAGAATGAATCACACAAAGAACATTAAACTTgagattttaaaaaaaagatgtTTTTATTTTCAATTCAAACACTTACTCTATGAAGTGAAGCCACTGTCTAGGACTACATATTTCCTCTAACGCTTATCATTTGGATTATCGAGAGAACTAATGGACAGCGATAGAAATGTCAACTTATCAGCTTTTGAAAGGGTTCATTAGATCAAGCTCAGACAAACTTTTACCTTCACACACATAATCCCCAAGGAACCAAGACCCATAAGATTGCTTGAACCAGTGAAGTTCTTGAAGAGCTCCATCAACACAAATGTAGCATGTTGCATTTCCTGTCACAGAGGCGAATCCAAAAACATTATGTCCATCAATCTAAAGTTATTGCACCATTAATACAAACCTTAGTGACATAACCAGTTCCCAAAAGATAGTTTGACAATCAACAGAATGTTAGAGCATGGTTAACAAAAAATAAGCCGTAATAATTTCGATATATCCACCAATAACAAAGTCTCAAGCCACTATAATGAAAGCATTAAAACCCAAAGAAAAACAGTAAACAAGTACGCATAAAGAAAGGCAACATCTTAGAAAAATAAAGATACAATTAAAtaagacagtggcatgaaaagtgcAGGAATTTACCAGATTTGGGATGTTGAAGAGATAATAGCTGCCCTACCTTGTTCCCATCCTTTGAAGGCTCTGCAATGTTAAACTGAGTTACAGTttgtaaaatataaaataaaaatgttAAACTGAGAATCTTCATATTGCAGTCAAGTTAGTAAGGAGATTCTGGAACTGTAGTCTAGGAGATTGACATATCATTACTACCAAGGACCAACAACGCAGCAAGAGAGATATAAAGATAATGCTTTTTCAAGATGAGTTTTGTTATCTTTTCAGAATCAAGATTCAACTATATGACAGGTCTATCAGTTTAATGACATATCCGGAAGGACCAACAAGTCATGAAATCTTGGATATTAGTGTTCATCCTTGCAGATGAAGCTTACAATTAGCTACTGATATCTTAAGAAACAGTAATTATACATGCTTAAGACACTCCGTTTAGATGGGAGGCACATCCCAAGATTTGAACTTCATGGATCCGAGTTCAAAATTCCACCAGAACTCATTTGATTTATTGGGTTCAATTATTTCTACTTATTTATAGAATTTTTTAGCACAGACGGCGAAGCCAAAGCTACTGGAGTCAAATGAACCCGTACCTTACACCATATCCGCCCCTGCTTTAGATTCCAAATGGATGAAGATATTCAAAGAAAAGCAATATAACACAAATAATGTACTCAAAATTCCCATCAAATAACAGGCAAAGCATATTTCTTAGGGCACAAATTATTCAATCTAGATACAAAAATTAAGAACCATAGTACCCAACCGAAAGTTTCTACCTTTTCTGCTACACAATACATAAACAAGGTGCAATATGTAAGTGTGAAATGTCAACGATAAAAAAAGGAAGCGGCAACGGAAACGAGACACAAATTAAGGACGGAGTACCTGGTGCAATAAGAACACGAACTTCATTGATACCCTCCCACCAAGCCATGGAACCCTTTCTCACACAAGTATAAACTCTATGAGTTGAAGCAGTGAAATAAGGAGTGAAACTTACAAGTTGATTAGCAGGAGCAAGTTTGCAGCCGAAGGAAGAAGAGATTTTGTAGGAATTTGGAATTGGCGCCGAAATCGGTCGGGATTTTGGTGCGAATCTCAAGTCCATTCGTCACCCTAGTAGTAAGTGGTTATTAGTGGTCAACAAAAagtgatttttttcttttatttttatttatcccTTAATGAATGACCAATAAAGGATCTATTAAGAAATTTGATACTTTGTAGTTGTATATAGTCAAAGTATTGAAATTTTGGAAAAGAACATTGGAGCTTGAATTTCTAAATTATTTTGtactatataattttttaaaatcgTATTTTTCCTTATTTCATGCTAtacaatttgttttctttttagcgctgccacacctcctttttgcgcgcctaccccgaaggataaatgcgtgagggagttttttcaatttaagtgacaatattcgaaatgggattatttatttatttcagagtcgtcacttgggaaaggtttgacttttggtgtcccaagtcaccggtttatcttgaatcccaaatcgaggaaattttcgactttccaaatgaagtctgcgaaccagaaattctaagtaaggaattctgttgacccgagggaaggtgttaggcacccacggatcccgtggttctagcacggtcgcttaaattgttataatggctaaatatctgattttaatacatgttataacttgtgtgcttttattaggtttaaaccgcatttattattatttattttttatggaattgcaacgtcataaaaatgcatttcgaatcacgtcacaatcaatgcgcccgtggttgttaatacattccgactccgttgagatttggatttgggtcacataaatgcgcacccgaatttaagaatgtaatttaattaaatcgcgcctaaagagtctaacgcgttattatctttggggaaggcagtgaaattcactaaacagtccatcccaaattctaagtattttactatgaccaattattgagggccctgcaatttgcacttttgtttggcgaggcacgcctcatttctgttttaaaaggatctacctatagtgactatgttttctatttcgttCGTCTCTATAATGAAAGAAAAGAGTTCTAGCTTATTTACATGctcacgagttattatagttgagtttcgaaagtgagtcgttaaaTCTGAAGACAATACAATAAGGGCAGTCGGTTAACAATTATGGGCCTAGGTCCAATGTATAAGGAGTAAAACTGGACTTGTGTCATCCTTATTCAGATGTTGGGTTTAGCCAAATGATTCTACACATGTTCAAACTTTAAGAACCCGAAATGAAAGTGATTCCCAATGAAACCCTTTTTTTACGAATTTAGATGAACAAGTTGTTAACTAAAATAGTTTGAACTATTGAGTAATCACCTAAGGCCTGATATGTATTTGGAACATGCTGTTTAATCGAACAAATTGAACTAGCAGAATGTTACTACTACACTGTTAGTCCATTTAAACTAAAAGCCTACAGGGAAGGAGTTTACAACTTAAACTGCTATAGGATAATGCTCATGTTATACATAAACAACAACCACCTGATTCTAGTTAAGGCAACTAGCTAACATATATACAAATGAGATTCAGTATGTAaccagagtttacatgggcagtgCATAGAATGTTCTAAATACAGAcggtaaaagaaagaaaagactacattaaactacagattcaaatctttcccattttttttgcattcatgcttcgagtagcttacaagatgtacCAGTGTATTCAgttttgtgtacctggtatttgaaaagcaaggaaa
Coding sequences within:
- the LOC104216478 gene encoding uncharacterized protein yields the protein MDLRFAPKSRPISAPIPNSYKISSSFGCKLAPANQLVSFTPYFTASTHRVYTCVRKGSMAWWEGINEVRVLIAPEPSKDGNKVGQLLSLQHPKSGNATCYICVDGALQELHWFKQSYGSWFLGDYVCEDSRLYTATPVDPVFVLLPIFEEARMKKKDDLGKFRQLDEITYVVGYPGYQHLSSVAENCMQVVCDVKDIGNTKFYRLNDEKVLKWLCFKVIQLKKTLLTLDKNYAARDKKEILSDAVSIIGEYLKDEPWLKLLCGKLSIDLQDDTKASNSELHSSPMENGFESFNHEQGKSEDREKTSKSKRQTKKAKVETNSLNIKDMFSRATRRGR